The DNA sequence CATCATCACCGAGTATCGCCCGGAAGCAGTGGCGGTGGAGCAGATCTTCGTCGCCAAGAACGCGCTTTCCGCCCTCAAACTCGGCCATGCCCGGGGGGGCGCGCTCCTCGCCGGGGTCAACTCGAACCTGCCGGTCTTCGAATATTCGGCCCTGCAGGTCAAGAGCGCCGTGGTCGGCTACGGCCGTGCCGACAAGGCGCAGGTGCAGCAGATGACCCGCACCCTCCTCGCCCTGCCGGAAATCGCCCAGGAAGACGCCGCCGACGCCCTGGCCGTGGCCATCTGTCATGCCCACAGTTGCGGTCTGAACCAGCGCCTGGCCAACGCCCTGGCCGGAAAATCTCGTTAGCCTTCGGTCTTCAGCCTTCAGTCTTCAGCCTTACCAACAGGTCCCCATGATCGCCCTGCTCACCGGAAAACTCGCTTATAAATCGATCGACCACCTGATTATCGACGTCGGCGGCGTCGGCTACCGGGTGAAGATCCCCCTGTCGAGTTTCTACGTCCTCCCCGAAGCCGGTGAGGTGCGACTGCACATCTTCACCTACGTCAAGGAAGACGCCATCCATCTCTACGGCTTTCTCACCGCCGAAGAGAAGGAACTCTTCATCCTCCTTCTCTCGGTTTCGGGGGTGGGACCGAAGCTGGCGGTGAACATCCTCTCCAACATCCCCGCCGCCGATCTGCGTGCGGCCCTGAGCCAGGGGAACGACAAGCGCCTGGCGGCAATCCCCGGCATCGGCAAGAAGACCGCCGACCGCTTGATTCTGGAACTGCGGGAAAAGGTCGGCAAGCTTGCGGCCGCAGCCGGCACTGCCTATCCGAGCGCCCCGCCGACGCGGGCGACAGACACCCTGGACGATACCCTGTCGGCCCTGATCAACCTGGGCTACAAGGAAGCGCAGGCGAGAAAGGCCCTGGAAGCGCTGGAGTTGGCCCCCGACACCCCGGTCGAAGAAGTCCTCAAGGGCGCCCTGAAAATTCTCCTCAAATGATGTGAAAGCGGCCCATGAGCGAACGGATCATCAGCGCCACGGAAAGCGGCGACGACAATTCCTTTGAAAACGGTCTGCGCCCCCGCAGCCTCAAGGAATACGTCGGTCAGTCGAAAGCCAAGGAGAATCTGCAGGTCTTCATCGACGCGGCGCGTAACCGTCAGGAGGCCCTCGACCATGTGCTCTTCTTCGGTCCACCGGGTCTCGGCAAAACCACCCTGGCCAACATCATCGCTTACGAAATGGGGGTGCACATCAAAAGCACCTCGGGGCCGGTGATCGAGAAACCCGGCGATCTGGCGGCGATTCTCACCAATCTGGAAGTCGGCGACGTCCTCTTCATCGACGAGATCCACCGCCTCTCGCCGGTCGTCGAAGAAATCCTCTACCCGGCCATGGAGGATTACCAACTCGATATCATCATCGGCCAGGGCCCTTCGGCGCGCACCATCAAACTCGACCTGCCGCGCTTTACGCTGGTTGGCGCCACTACCCGCGCCGGGCTCCTTTCCTCTCCCCTGCGCGACCGCTTCGGGGTCATTGCCCGCCTGGAATTCTATTCGGACGAGGAGCTGACCACCATCGTCCGGCGCAGCGCCGGGCTGCTCGGCATTCCGACGGATGCGGACGGTGCCGCAGAGATCGCCCGCCGCAGCCGGGGGACGCCGCGCATCGCCAACCGCCTGCTGCGCCGGGCACGGGATTTCGCCGAGGTCACGGGGGACGGCGTCATTTCCCAGGAACTGGCGGATCTGGCCCTGGGGCGGCTGGAAGTGGACCGGCGTGGCTTCGACCACATGGACCGGCTGCTCCTGCTGACCATCATCGACAAGTTTGCCGGCGGACCGGTCGGCCTGGAAACCCTGGCCGCCGCCATCGGCGAGGAAAAGGATACCATCGAGGACGTGATCGAGCCCTTTTTGCTGCAACAGGGCTACCTCAACCGCACCCCCCGAGGGCGTACCGCCACCCCCCTGGCCTACACCCATTTCCACCGTCCCCTCAAAGGAGGGGACGGGCCGCTCTTTGTCAGTCCCGAAAAGACATCCTGAGCGACGACCGGACGACATCCACGGGAGGGGGATCATCATCACGGCAAGGCGCCCATGCACGGACATTCCTTCACCCTGGTCAAAAAAGTCGCTGCCGGCTACCTGCTGCTGGTCCTCTTCTGTCTGGTTGCCATCGGTTACGCCCTGACCGGCCTGCACCGGCAAACCAAGCACTCGCAAGCGCTGGTCGACATCGAGTTCAAGGCCTCGACCCTCTTGCGTTCCCTGCGCCAGAACCTGCTGACTCAGGAACGCCTTTTTCGCCAGGCGCTGGTGCTTCGCGATGAAGAATTGGGGCTCCTTTTTCTGGCGCGCAACGAAGAGTTCGGCGAACAATGGCAACAGCTTGCGGCCATTCCGGGAAATGCTTTTGTCGATCTGCAGCAAGCGGTAGCGCTCTATCGGGCAGCGCAAGCCCCCTGCCGGGAACTGCTGCAAAAAGCGCGTTGGGATGAAACCGGAAGCTGCACCGAAGAACTGGGGCAGGCCCGGGACAACCTTCTTGGCACCCTCGACCGGAATATCGCTGACAGCGAAGGGGCTATCGATCGCCAACTGGCGGAACTGACCGCGCAGAGTCGTCGCGCCTACCGCATTACCGCCCTCTTGGCCTTGCTCGGCATCGGCCTGTCGGCCCCGGTGGTCGCCACGGTGGTGATCGGTATTCATCGTTCGGTGAGGGAGTTGCTGGAAGCCACCCGGCAGATCGCCGAAGGCCGTTTCGATCCAAGCATTCCCCTCGACCGCCGCGACGAATTCGGCCAACTGGCCCGGGAATTCGCCCGCATGGGAGAAAAACTCCGGGAACTCAAAGAGAGCTCTCTCGACGCCAACCCCCTCACCCGCCTGCCGGGGAATCTGGCGCTGGAACGGGAACTGACGGCACGCATCGAGAGTGGCGAGCCCTTCTCCCAACTCTATTTCGATCTCGACCATTTCAAGGTTTACAACGACCGTTACGGCTACCAGGCGGGGAGCGAGATCATTGCCCGGGTCGGCACCCTGATCCGGGAAACACTGGAGAGCCTGGGCGGAACCGACGACCTGCTTGGCCACATCGGCGGGGACGACTATGTGGTGCTGACCGTGCCGGAACGGGCGGAGGCGATCGCCCAGCAGGTCATCCGCGACTTCGACCGCATGATTCCGAGTTGCTATTCGGCCGAGGATGTCGCCGCCGGCGCCTTTACCGGCGTCGATCGTTATGGCGTGGAACGGGTCTTTCCGCTGCTGACCATCTCCATCGCCATCATCGACTCGCAAAATCTCGAAACGTCCTCGGCCGCCGCCATCGGCCGGGAAAGCGCCCGCATGAAGGAGCACCTGAAGTCCCTTCCGGGCAGCAACTATCTCCGCAACCGCCGCCATCGCCTAGGCTGAACCCGGCCTTTTAAGCGGCTGACTCCCACGCCCTTGCGGGCACCATCGCGACTCCCCTATGAATCAGGAACATCTCCAGCGTTTCGCCGAACAACTGGCGCACTGGGCCGGACAGGCCCTGGCGGAAGGCCGTTTTCCCTTCCGCCGCGTCGATCTCCATCCGCCCCTGCTGACCGAGGCTGGAGAAGAATCCCCCGCCCTGGTCTTGTGGATCAACCGGGAAAGCCACATGGCCGGCGGCCTGCTTCTGATTCCGCAAGGGTTGCCGGCAGAGGTGACCGAGAGCGGTCGCCGCTGCGCCGCCGCGCTCGGCTTGCGCCACTTCGCCGTCTGGGCCCCCCATGAGTTGAGTATTTGGGAAATCCGCGCCGACAGCCTTGTCCGTCATCGGGACATTCCCCTTTCCGGGGATCATCCCGGCGCCTTCCAGCAGGCCTTGTGGCAATTGCTGGAGGCGCTCAAACCCCTGTCGGTAATGGGCGCCGTTCCCGCCGCAGACCTGGATGGGAGTTATCTCGCCAACCTCTGGCGCGCCGCGCCAAGGGACAGCCGGGACGCCCTGGAAGAAGGCTTCCGCACCCTCAGGGCGACCCAGCGGGAAGTCGGCGAAGATCCCCGGGAACGGGCCTGCGACAAAGGGGTCTTGACCCTGCTCAGACTTCTGGCTCTGGCCGCCTGCGACCGGCTGCCCAACGGCGGCCCGCCAGAAGGGCTGGAAACCGCCCTGAGCGAAACCCTGAGCGAGCTTCCCGAGGGGCTGCGGGAGTCGCTGGCTCCGGCTCCTTGGGAGATGCCCCTGCCCTTCCCGGTAGCGGTGCGCTTTCACCACCTGGCCCGCCGTTTGGGGCAACTGGATGTGGGGCGCGATCGCGAACGACTGATCCGGGCCCTGGATCTTTTCGCCGCCGGGGAAGATCTCGGCGCCGGGACCGACGACGCCCCGCTGCCCGACTGGGATGAACCGGTTTTGCTGCTGCATCCGCCTCTGAGTACGGCAAAAGAGGGCCGGCGGGCACTCATGGAGGTCGGACGCGCGCCCCTGCTCGCCCTGCTCGCCCTGCGCCGGGAGCTGACCGGTCTGCCGCCGGCGCTGCGCCAGAGCGAGGATATTTTCTCTCTGGCGCCGGCCGTTGCGCCGCGCCTGATCCGGGGCAGACTTGACGAGCGGCGTATTCCCGATCGCGAGGAGCGCGCCATACTGACCACCCGCCTGCGTTCTTCCTGGCCTACCCGCCGCTTTCGTCTCGACGCCAAGGCTCCGCGCTGGCACTGGGAGTTTCTGCACCTGCTCGGCCTTGCCGCCGAAGAGGGGCACATCATCCTCGACACGCCGAGGGGCTGGCTGAACGCTCCGGCGGGCGCAGCCTTGGTGGAACTGCTGCGGGAAGAATTCACCCTGGTCGAAGTGACGCTGACCGGCGCCGGGGGACTGCACCTGGAATTGGTGAAGGCGCGCCGACCGGAGCAGGGGACGCGCTTTCTCCGGACGGCCGGGGAACGCACCCTCCCTTGGCGTGAGCTGGTCGCGGGGCACCGCGCCCTCCTGACCCTGGCCCTGACCCTCGACGATGGCCTCTTCGCCCTGCTGGAAAGCGGGCGGCTCGCCATTCCCACCCCCGATGACTGGCCGGCCGATCGAGGGACGGAAGTCTTTCTCTTCAGCCGTTCGACCCTCGGCCGCCATCTCTGGTCCATCGTCGCCGGCGACCGCCCCCTGCCGGAGGTCGGCACCCTGTGCGAATGCGCCCGGCGTTTCGGCCTGCCCCTGCCGGGGCGGGAGGTGCTCGATCAGCTGCGTCTGCTCGACTGGCACCGCGGGCGGCCGTTGCCCGCGACCGAGCTGCTCGATCAGGCCGTCGAGCGCTGGCTCGGCTCGACCCGGCCCGCATCCGAGACCGGCGATGTGCCTCCGGCGTCCCCCGCCCCGCCCCGCCCGACGCCCCCTTCGGCCGCGCTTTTGGCGCGGATCGTCGCCCGGGTCTTTGTCGACGGCATCCCGCGTTTTCCCGAGCATTATCTCTACGACCATTACCGGCCGGAACTCGTCGATTATCGGATGACCCCGCCGTTGGCCCTGCGGGAAGAGTTTTTCGGCCGCTTTACCCTGGTCGACGGCGACGACAAAACCCTGATCGTCGACGGCGAGGAGACCGCGCAGGCGCTGCTGCTGGCGGCGGCGGGCGGCCGCCGGGAGGTCGCCCTGCCCCGCGAGCGGGCGTTGACGGAAGCGATCCTTGCCCGCTACCGGGCCGACCTGCGCGCGCTCCGTGGGAAGTTGATCCAAGCCTGCCATGCCGCCATCCCGCAGGCCGCGACGGCGGATCGTATGGTCGAGAAACTGTGGCGGGATCAAAACCTGCCCCCGGCGTCCTTCCTGGGCGAGGCCGATTGACAAAGGACCGACAAGGGACGAAAATGGGCTTTCTCATCAACCCAGGAATCGAGCTGTCATGAACATTTTGCTGCACACCTGCTGCGCCAACTGCGCCATCTATCCCGTCGATCGCCTGCGTGACGCCGGCCATGCGGTGACCGGTTATTTTTATAATCCGAATATCCATCCCTACCTGGAATTCCGCCGCCGCCTCGATACCCTCAAGGAGTACGCCGAGTTGCGTGACTTACCGGTTGTTTATCGGGAAGACTATCAGCTCGCCGAATTTCTCGGCGCGGTCGCCGCCGACCCCGCCAATCGCTGCGGCTACTGCTATCAAGTGCGGCTCGCCGAAACGGCAAAGGTCGCGGCGGAGCAAGGGTTTGACGGCTTCACCTCGACCCTGCTCTACTCCCGCTTCCAGAAACACGAGGAGATCCGCCTCGCCGGAGAGGATCTCGCCCGCCGTTACGGCCTGACCTTCATCTATGAGGATTTCCGCAAGGGCTGGAACCTCGGTGTCGCCGAATCGAAACGCCTCGGTCTCTACCGCCAGCAATATTGCGGTTGTATCTATTCGGAATACGACCGTTACGCGCCGCGCCCAGGGAAGTGACCGATGCCGCCGGGCCGTCTGCTCATCATCCTCGGGGTCGTCCTCATCCTGGCCGGCCTGCTCCTGACCTATGGCGGACGCATCCCCTGGCTCGGCAAATTGCCGGGGGATATCCGCATCGAGCGGGAAAACTTCTCCTTCTATTTCCCCCTGGCCACCAGCCTGCTGGTCTCCCTCCTCCTCTCCCTGCTCTTCTGGCTCTTCCGCCGCTGACGCCCCTTGCCAAGACCCGGGGCGACTCCTATAATGACCCGACCTTTTAATCTTCTTCTCCCGGAAAGCCTCTGTCTATGACCACCCCCGCGATTCCGCACAATTCGATCGGCCTGGCCCTCGGCAGCGGGGCCGCCCGGGGACTGGCGCACATCGGCGTGCTCAAGGTGCTCGAAGCCGAAGGCATTCCGATCGGCTGTATCGCCGGCACCTCCATCGGTGCCCTGATCGGCGCCCTCTACGCCGCCGGGGTGCCGCTGACGCGGATGGAAGAGGTGGCGCGCAATGTCGACTGGCAGCAGATGGCCGGACTGATCGACCCGATCATCCCCACCTCCGGGCTGATCGACGGCAAGAAAGTCGCCCACTTCATCTCCGAACTCTTGCCGGTGGAAACTTTCGAGGAGTTGCGCATGCCCCTGGCGGTGCTCGCCACCGACGTCGAAAGCGGCGAACTGCTGGTCATCCGCCGCGGCCTGCTGCGGGAAGCGCTGCGGGCGGCGATCTCCTTCCCCGGCATCTTCACGCCGGTACACTTCGCCGGACGTTTTCTTGTCGACGGCGGCCTGTGCAATCCGGTCCCCGTGGATGTCGCCCGCGACCTCGGGGCAACGCGGGTGATCGGCGTCTGCGCCATCCCCGAAGTGGAGAAACGCCCCCAGGAGGCTTTTCTCCCCAATCCCCGCCGGGATCAGCCGCGCAAAAATCCTCTCTTCGATTTTTTCGATTCATCGATGGTCGAGAGGCTGCTGCGCGATCTCTGGCCCCTGGGCGAAAGCGACGAACCCCGCCATCTGGAAAAGGGCCGTAAGCCGCCGGGGCTGCTGCGCATCTTCGCCCAGTGCATCGCCATCATGGAGAACGAAATCAACAGCCTGCGCCTGGCCCGGGATGGGGCGGACGTGTTGCTGCGCCCGGAACTCAACGGCGTTACCCTGCTCGAATTCAACAAGGCCGATGAGATCATCCACGCCGGCGAAGAGGCTGCGCGCGCCGAGCTCGCCGCCATCCGTGCCCTGACCGGCCATTGAAACCTTTGAAATTTATGTTATTTTTAGGCCAGCATAAAACCTGAAGAGCGGCGCCTCGCGCTGCTGAAACGGAACCGTCCCCCCTCATTCACCAAGGAGAATGCCATGTTTGAACTGATCGAAAAAACCCTGCTGGCCGGCATGGGCGCCGTCTCTCTCAGCCAGAAAAAGGGCGAGGAACTGATTCAGGACCTCAAACAGCGCTTCAACGTCACCGAGGAAGAGGGCAAAGCCCTGCTCGACAAGTTGCAAGGCGCGGCCAAGGATACCCAGAAGAAGCTGGAGGAAATGGCGTTACAGGAAGTGAAAAAAGCCTGTGAGCGGATCGGGGTGGCCACCGGCGAGGAGCACGCCGCGCTCAAGCAGCGCGTCAAGGATCTGGAAGAAAAACTCCGGGCTCAAGGGGAATAATTCGCCTCCATGCTCTCCTTTCTGCGGCTCAACCGCAATATCCGAACCATCCGCCGTTATCGCAACGTGCTTGGTATCCTCATCAAGTACGGCTTCGGGCATATTGTCGAAGAGCTTAACCTCAACTACTATCTCGAACTGGGCCGGCGCATCGTCACCTTGGGGACGGCCCCCAAAGAGATCGAGCGACTCAGCCAGCCGGAGCGGTTGCGGCTGGCCATGGTCGAGCTCGGCCCAACCTTCATCAAACTCGGCCAGATCCTCTCGACTCGCCCCGATATCATCCCCAAGGAATATGCCGACGAATTCGGCAAGCTGCAGGACAAGGTTCCCTCCCTCCCCTATGAGGAAATCGAGGCCTACATTCGCGAGGAGCTCGGCGCGCCTGCGGATGAGCTTTTCAGCGAACTCTCCCCCATTCCCCTGGCCGCCGCCTCCATCGCCCAGGTGCACCGAGGGCGGCTGAAGAACGGCGACGAGGTCGTCATCAAGGTACGTCGTCCCGGGATCAAGCAGGTCATCGAGACCGATGTCGACATTTTGCTGGGTCTGGCCTATCTCATCGAAAACCACATCCCCCAGGCGGACATCTACGATCCGGTCGGGGTGGTCAAGGAATTCCGCCGCACCATCAACCGCGAAATGGACTTCACCCGCGAAGGCCATACCATCGACCGTTTCGGCAACAATTTCGCAAACTCCGACACCGTGCACGTGCCCAAGGTACATTGGCCCCTGACCGGCGAGGGGTTACTGACCATGGAGTACATCGACGGGATCAAGGTTTCCAATATCCGGCGGCTGCAGGAAGAAGGGTACGATCTCAAGGCGATTGCCCGTAACGGCGCCGACGCCTTTCTCAAGCAGGTGCTGGTCGATGGCCTTTTTCACGGCGACCCCCACCCCGGCAACTTTTTCATCCTGCCGGGCAACAGCATCTGCATGCTCGATTACGGTATGGTCGGGCGGCTGGACAACGAAGTCAAATACCAGCTGGTCGATCTCTTGCTGGCGATTCTGCAGCGGGATGTCGACACCGTCATCACCCTGCTCCTCTATTCTGGCGACATCGCCGAGGATATCGACAACAAGCAGCTCAAGCGCGACCTGACCGAACTGATCGACAACTACTATGAAATCCCCCTGCAGGAAATCAACGCCGGGCGCCTGCTCACCGAATTCATCGAAATTCTCACGGTCTACCGGATCAAATTCCCCGCCGACCTGATGCTTCTCGGCAAGGCGCTGATCACCATTGAGGGGATCGGCCGACAACTCGATCCCGCTTTCAACATGATCGACCACTTGCGCCCCTTCATGGAAAAACTGGTGCGCGACAAGGTCACCCCCAGCCATCTTTCCAAGGAAATGGTCCGAGTGGTGCAATCCTACGGCGCCCTGGCCAAGAATCTCCCCCGGGATCTCAAGGAGTTCATCAATCGCGTCAATCGCAACAAATTCAAGATCGATCTGGAGCACCGCGGCCTGGAAAAGCTCATCACCGACCTCGATAAATCGAGCAACCGCCTCTCATTCAGCATGCTCATCGCCGCCCTGATCATCGGCTCGTCGCTGATCATGCAGACCGACAAGGGCCCCATGCTCTTCGGTTTTCCCATGCTCGGCTTTCTCGGCTACTCCATCGCCGGCTTTCTCGGCCTGTGGCTGGCCATCGCCATCCTCCGCTCGGGACGCCTCTGACCCCTCCCACATCCTGTGGCACTGTGGCCACAACGCCACAAGAGATCGTGTGCATCTGCAACACCTCTCCAGAGCCGACTCACCATCGATAATATTTTCCCTATACATTTCGGCTACTTAAAAAAGTTCATCAGTTGGCAAGACCCTTGCATTAATAAAAATCGCAACCTGCGATTCAGTATGCCAAGGGAGATTCCCAGATGATCTATCAAAGCACCATTGCCAAAGCCATTACCCTCGCCGGAGTCGGCCTCCATTCGGGCCGGACCATCCGCATGCACCTGCGCCCCGCGGAGGCCGGTAACGGCATTGTCTTTCATCGTTCCGAAGGGGAGCGCACGGTATCCATCGAAGCGATCTCCGCCAATGTCGTCGATACCCGCCTGGCCACCGTCATCGGCAAGAGCGGCCTGACCGTTTCGACGGTAGAACACCTGATGGCCGCCCTTTGCGCCCTGGGGATCGACAACCTGCACATCGATATCGATGGACCGGAAGTTCCGATCATGGACGGTAGCGCCCATTATTTCGTCAAAGCGATCCGTAAGGCGGGCCTGCGTTCCCTCCCCCGCAGCCGCAAGTTTCTCGCCATCCGCAAGCCGCTCACGGTCATCGACGGGGAAAAACGGGTGACGGTCATTCCTTCCCGCTTCTTCCGGATCACCGCAGACATCGCTTTCGATCACCCGGCGATCGGCCTGCAACATCGTTCGGTGAAAGTGACGCCCGACTTCTTCCGCCGGGAACTGGCC is a window from the Desulfuromonas acetexigens genome containing:
- the ruvA gene encoding Holliday junction branch migration protein RuvA, translating into MIALLTGKLAYKSIDHLIIDVGGVGYRVKIPLSSFYVLPEAGEVRLHIFTYVKEDAIHLYGFLTAEEKELFILLLSVSGVGPKLAVNILSNIPAADLRAALSQGNDKRLAAIPGIGKKTADRLILELREKVGKLAAAAGTAYPSAPPTRATDTLDDTLSALINLGYKEAQARKALEALELAPDTPVEEVLKGALKILLK
- the ruvC gene encoding crossover junction endodeoxyribonuclease RuvC — translated: MRILGIDPGSRVTGYGLIEKQGSRLRHIDNGAIFTRSDDELALRLKQIYDGLLGIITEYRPEAVAVEQIFVAKNALSALKLGHARGGALLAGVNSNLPVFEYSALQVKSAVVGYGRADKAQVQQMTRTLLALPEIAQEDAADALAVAICHAHSCGLNQRLANALAGKSR
- the lpxC gene encoding UDP-3-O-acyl-N-acetylglucosamine deacetylase; its protein translation is MIYQSTIAKAITLAGVGLHSGRTIRMHLRPAEAGNGIVFHRSEGERTVSIEAISANVVDTRLATVIGKSGLTVSTVEHLMAALCALGIDNLHIDIDGPEVPIMDGSAHYFVKAIRKAGLRSLPRSRKFLAIRKPLTVIDGEKRVTVIPSRFFRITADIAFDHPAIGLQHRSVKVTPDFFRRELAAARTFGFLKEVEYLKANGLAQGGSLENAVVIGDEGVLNPEGLRFQDEFVRHKILDAIGDFSLAGFPVLGHFKTFKSGHDINHKMIEKILATPDAWHLVEFTEKDLQEALLAAPPALAAGLALSEA
- the ruvB gene encoding Holliday junction branch migration DNA helicase RuvB, whose protein sequence is MSERIISATESGDDNSFENGLRPRSLKEYVGQSKAKENLQVFIDAARNRQEALDHVLFFGPPGLGKTTLANIIAYEMGVHIKSTSGPVIEKPGDLAAILTNLEVGDVLFIDEIHRLSPVVEEILYPAMEDYQLDIIIGQGPSARTIKLDLPRFTLVGATTRAGLLSSPLRDRFGVIARLEFYSDEELTTIVRRSAGLLGIPTDADGAAEIARRSRGTPRIANRLLRRARDFAEVTGDGVISQELADLALGRLEVDRRGFDHMDRLLLLTIIDKFAGGPVGLETLAAAIGEEKDTIEDVIEPFLLQQGYLNRTPRGRTATPLAYTHFHRPLKGGDGPLFVSPEKTS
- a CDS encoding phasin family protein, translating into MFELIEKTLLAGMGAVSLSQKKGEELIQDLKQRFNVTEEEGKALLDKLQGAAKDTQKKLEEMALQEVKKACERIGVATGEEHAALKQRVKDLEEKLRAQGE
- a CDS encoding GGDEF domain-containing protein — translated: MHGHSFTLVKKVAAGYLLLVLFCLVAIGYALTGLHRQTKHSQALVDIEFKASTLLRSLRQNLLTQERLFRQALVLRDEELGLLFLARNEEFGEQWQQLAAIPGNAFVDLQQAVALYRAAQAPCRELLQKARWDETGSCTEELGQARDNLLGTLDRNIADSEGAIDRQLAELTAQSRRAYRITALLALLGIGLSAPVVATVVIGIHRSVRELLEATRQIAEGRFDPSIPLDRRDEFGQLAREFARMGEKLRELKESSLDANPLTRLPGNLALERELTARIESGEPFSQLYFDLDHFKVYNDRYGYQAGSEIIARVGTLIRETLESLGGTDDLLGHIGGDDYVVLTVPERAEAIAQQVIRDFDRMIPSCYSAEDVAAGAFTGVDRYGVERVFPLLTISIAIIDSQNLETSSAAAIGRESARMKEHLKSLPGSNYLRNRRHRLG
- a CDS encoding epoxyqueuosine reductase QueH, which produces MNILLHTCCANCAIYPVDRLRDAGHAVTGYFYNPNIHPYLEFRRRLDTLKEYAELRDLPVVYREDYQLAEFLGAVAADPANRCGYCYQVRLAETAKVAAEQGFDGFTSTLLYSRFQKHEEIRLAGEDLARRYGLTFIYEDFRKGWNLGVAESKRLGLYRQQYCGCIYSEYDRYAPRPGK
- a CDS encoding DUF2905 domain-containing protein, whose amino-acid sequence is MPPGRLLIILGVVLILAGLLLTYGGRIPWLGKLPGDIRIERENFSFYFPLATSLLVSLLLSLLFWLFRR
- a CDS encoding ABC1 kinase family protein — protein: MLSFLRLNRNIRTIRRYRNVLGILIKYGFGHIVEELNLNYYLELGRRIVTLGTAPKEIERLSQPERLRLAMVELGPTFIKLGQILSTRPDIIPKEYADEFGKLQDKVPSLPYEEIEAYIREELGAPADELFSELSPIPLAAASIAQVHRGRLKNGDEVVIKVRRPGIKQVIETDVDILLGLAYLIENHIPQADIYDPVGVVKEFRRTINREMDFTREGHTIDRFGNNFANSDTVHVPKVHWPLTGEGLLTMEYIDGIKVSNIRRLQEEGYDLKAIARNGADAFLKQVLVDGLFHGDPHPGNFFILPGNSICMLDYGMVGRLDNEVKYQLVDLLLAILQRDVDTVITLLLYSGDIAEDIDNKQLKRDLTELIDNYYEIPLQEINAGRLLTEFIEILTVYRIKFPADLMLLGKALITIEGIGRQLDPAFNMIDHLRPFMEKLVRDKVTPSHLSKEMVRVVQSYGALAKNLPRDLKEFINRVNRNKFKIDLEHRGLEKLITDLDKSSNRLSFSMLIAALIIGSSLIMQTDKGPMLFGFPMLGFLGYSIAGFLGLWLAIAILRSGRL
- a CDS encoding patatin-like phospholipase family protein, with the translated sequence MTTPAIPHNSIGLALGSGAARGLAHIGVLKVLEAEGIPIGCIAGTSIGALIGALYAAGVPLTRMEEVARNVDWQQMAGLIDPIIPTSGLIDGKKVAHFISELLPVETFEELRMPLAVLATDVESGELLVIRRGLLREALRAAISFPGIFTPVHFAGRFLVDGGLCNPVPVDVARDLGATRVIGVCAIPEVEKRPQEAFLPNPRRDQPRKNPLFDFFDSSMVERLLRDLWPLGESDEPRHLEKGRKPPGLLRIFAQCIAIMENEINSLRLARDGADVLLRPELNGVTLLEFNKADEIIHAGEEAARAELAAIRALTGH